The Humulus lupulus chromosome 7, drHumLupu1.1, whole genome shotgun sequence region attgaattgacctatggtcaactatatgatatgactagaatacataataacggtatgtttacttatcttatcaactgtcaatatcggtcctgtccgatgtaacaaatacattcgatcttatctactttgctaatgttctggaaagaacataacactgtaatgtgtaagtagatcatatcgtagattggcaagtcagtgtaaatccggtgcactgactaatcttaggactaacttattttgaacatataatcatatttatattccactgtgattacgtcactataaataagattagctatatgctcgggatttaatagaagtttatattaaacaaataatcatgaaaataaaatatgtgagccaagtgattgaccaagtcaaaaaatgatttctattcttttattgataataaaatgagattacaaagaatttgggttttaattagggcataaaaccccaacactagcAAGGTCGCGCCTCGTACCTCAAaaccccaaatcaaaacccaattCCTAAGGTTTTGGGACCCTAGGGCGGTCGCGCTAGGTCACCAGAAAATAAAAATTGCCCAAAAATcatagtgttcttccccaattgtTAAGTTATGATTTCTCCCTGCATAATTTGACCCAAAAATCGATCCTAGGATTTTTTTTCCAGCAAACTACAGACCACAAAACACTTCTAATTCCTTCAGATGCTTCAATTCCCTTGACATCCTCAAAAGAAATCCCTAGACCTAGCTTGGAAATCCTTGATTTCTTGGCTAAGCTTCAAGAGAGAAACTAAGAGAGGGAAGGTAAGTCTTGGGCGTGAGGTGAAGAGGTACTTCCATTTGGTCTATTCTTTTGGTTAAATGACCATAGTACCCTCACTCTGTAATCATATTCAAAGCATTCCccaagggcaaattggtcattttgccactaaacctcaattaacaccctaaattcccAAATAATTTAGTAATCCCACGAGTATTAATATTTCCTCCAATAATGTTCCAATAATTCCCCACATATGCAAAATTACttaaataccccttggctcaaccaaagccaggtataaatccccatttcgaaatttttttccaaattgatCCAAAGGGTCAACTCAAGCCGAAtaccacataataatatggtatcagtcacataacacatataattacaattataccctcaactagtaaaaattacgaaaatgcattTTTGAACAAAAACGGCCCCCCAAGCATAttaaatacacataaacatgcataactagtcatATCACAatgtaactcatataattcacataatcacataaataatcacaattaaatcatagTAACACATAGAAACTCAATTAGGCCCTCCTCGCCCACTAATCAAGGCAATACTCCTTATTAGGAAATGTGGGACACTACTTTAACATTCTTAAGCAAAAGCTTCCAGAAGTCGACAGTCTCAAGCAGAGGCTTGTGAGGTCGTCTGTCTTAAGTAGAGGCTTGCAGAGGTAGAGGTCAAGGCCAAGGAGGACGTTGTTGAAGTGGAGAAATATTTAGAAGAAATGTTTTATTGGGTCTAGGCGTATAACCAGGAAGCGTATTTCATATTTCTAGACGCGGAACTTTGGGTATGTTTCCTCGCCAAGTTCCAGGATTAGTTATCAATGGATCTTGCAGATACAACTAAGGCTTTAGGAGCTACGGTAGGGGTCGAGGAGGAAGAGGTGTCATCCTAGGGGCAAGTTACCGGAGTCAAGGGATGAAAGGGGAcctctttttatatatttatttttttcatggAGCCGTTTGTAAGTGGGCTCCTTAGGCCAAGACAATTTCCCTTGGGCCTTTAATTCGAGTTTATTTTTAACctcaatataattcacatattttgGTTTATCTCTAATCTTTTTATATAACCCCTTTTCTATAaagtatttatgtttgtgaacTTTCATCGTCCTTATACATCCAAATAGTTATAGGAGGTAATTTTAGATTGAGGTATTGTTGCTTGATGGCTCGCCTAGTTAATTTCTGGATGATGATCTCGTTATTTGTAGGAGTTTGATCACCTATTCGTGTATACCTATTAGGGATCATGCCTCAAACCTGGTTTAGTTCCAGCATTTTTGTACCTAGTTATGTTCTAGGATTTTGCttatgctttgaattttcttaagtTAGTTTGTATTTAGAATTTCTTTGAAAACCCGAGCTTTAAAAAGTTGTAGAGTGACCAATTTTTCAAATTTCAAGTTGCAAAAACTTTGCCTAATTTTTCAAAGACTTTTTTAGGGTTATATTCCCCCTAAGCAATCACAATTTATAAATATTGTAGATCACTTTTACATAATTAACTAACGCTGAATTACAAGAATAGGGGGAAAAACTGGTACCACGTTTAAAATACGTAGCAAccctttattatttaaatttgacaaaaatgaaatggcttttataaataatccTTACAAAGAACAAAACACATTAAATATAACAAACATGTCCTATCACTGATAATAATTTTTGAGACGTAGAGCATTCCAAGTTCGTGAAACCAATTCTACACCTAACTGAGCTTGTTTGAAAGTTCCTTCCCGTCAGATCTCCACGAtctggtagggtccctcccagtTCAGCCCCAATATATTGTCTAAAGGATCTTTGTTAGCCAGAAATAGTCGTTGGAGCACCAAATCCCCTTGCTCGAGTCTACGCCCTTtgacttttgaattaaaataccGAGCTACTTGTGGGACCTGTTCAGGTCACAACCCTTTAGCACCTTCTCGTAGCTTCTCTAAGCTTGCCTTTAGTGTTTTGTTTACtacctcgacctggccattagcttGAGGGTATGCTATGGAAGAGAAACTCTTCATTAAGTCGTATTTCTTGCAAAAGGttgtgaataggtcactgtcaaattgaaTTTCGTTATCAAACACAATCTTTTTGAAAGTCCAAAATGACATACGATGTTTTCCATGACGAAATCTAGCACTCTtttgaggttatagttgctaGGGTCTCGACCTCAatccacttagtaaagtagttgATGGAAAcaaccgcatagcgaactcctccttttccaatAGGCAACAAGCCAATTAAGTCGATCCCACATACAATAAATGTCCAAGGTGATGAAATCATAGTTAACTCCATGAGCTTATAATCGCTAAAGCATTGAATTTATCTTGCCTTCTGTTCTTTTGCTACCCGAACTccagctaataatgcctcgtattctgcttcgttgtttgaagcgtcgAAACCAAATTTGAGAGCCGTATCGAAGTGATGTCCTTCAGGTGAAATTAAAATTATTCCAGCTCTATACCCGTCCTCGTTTGACGATCCGTCaatgaagagtttccacaacACTTGTACAAGTTCTCTCATTGGTTCGTCCTAGAACCCTATACATTCAGCGACGAAGTCAATGAACACTTGGCCTTTGATTGTTGTTCGTGGTTTTTATAATATTTCAAAACGACTAAGTTCAATAGCCCACTTTAATAAACGTCCCAATGTCTCAAGATTTTGTAAGaactaccttaaaggttgatcggttaggaCGTGTACagtgtgggattggaaatacgaccTGAGTTTTCTCCAGGCCAGAATCAGACAGAATGCAAGTTTTTAATAAGAGGATATTTGGATTCATCTCCCAAaagcctcttgctcacataatacgcTGATTTTTTCATTCGGGTTTTCTCTCAAACTTACATAACGCTGACCGTGTTTTCTGTTACGGCTAGGTATAAGTATAAAAAATTCCTCGACAACTGGTTTTGATAACACGGGGGGGCTCAACCAAATGAGTCTTCTGATCCTGAAATGCCTGTTTGCATTCTTCTAATCATCTATTTCCCCTAAGCATGTTGTAGAAGGGAAGACATTTATTTGTGGACTTTGATACAAATCAGTTCAAGGCAGCGACCTTTCCAACtaagctttgtacatcctttcATGATGTtggtgaaggcatttctaatagCAACCTGATCTTCTCAGAATTCGCTTCAATTCCCCTTGCATTGACTATGAAGTCTAAGAACATCCCCGATGAAACACTAAAGGTACATTTATGGGTGTTCAaattcatgttgtattttctcagCACACATTCTTACAGATTGGATAAATGGTCATTGGATTTCTTTGACttaacaagcatgtcatcaacatacacctccatgttttccCTAATCTGGTTAACAAACATCCTATTGATCAGCCTTTGATATGTTGCACCAAAATTCTTtagcccaaatggcatgaccgTGTAGTAGTATACATTATATTCGGTCATGAAGATAGTGTGCTCTTGATCCACAGGGTTCATCATggtctagttatatccagaatacatgTCCATGAGAGACATGAGCTCATGGCCGGCCATGGCATTGACTAGCTGATCTATTCTCGGTactgggaaacagtctttaggacaagccttgttgaggtcggagaaattAATACAGGTCCTCCACATTCCATTGGGCTTCGAGACCAAAATGGGGTCGCCTATCCGGATCACATATTTAGCCTCTCTCATGAACCCGCACTTCTATAAGCgagctacctcttcctctagCGCTTCTCCTCGCTCCTTCCCTAACAACATACATTTTTTCCTTCACAGGCACGTGTTTTTCCAATATTCATGTGTGCATCCTGACACTTGGACTGATCCCTACCAGGTCCTCatgcaaccaggcaaagacgtcaagATTTTTCCATAAGAACTCGACCAATCCCTTCTTTCTTTCAGCTCtaagatttttcccaacctttactaCTTTCAAAGGTACTTCTAAGTCGAGGATGATTTCCTGTAGCTCCTCTAaagcttggagctcagatctgTGTTTGCCTAATATCATATCAATTTCTTCAGGTTGGGCGATCTCATTTTTGAAttcctgaggttcttccaccTCTCCGACAACTACCATTGCCCAAGGTTCCTCATTCTCCTTAGTTATTTCCATGACTTGCTGcctaggttgtgattttcccttcatggaaatgctatggCATTCCATGGCAGCAAGTTAATCTCCCCTCACGGTGCATATTCCTGAGGTCGAGAGGAATTTCATGTCCAAATGGTGAATTGAAGTTATAGCTTCAATTGCCATCAGCGCAGGTCTCCCCAATATTAAATTGTAGGCAGTCGGACAGTGATTCACTACGAACTTGAGCATCTTGGTGATAACTCGTGTTTCCTTGCCCAAGGTTACTACGAGCTCGATTATTCCTATGGATGCCATCCTAATTCTTGAAAATCCATAAAAGGTCCTAGAGGTCGCCTTGAGATTCGCTACAGATAGCTCTATCATTTcaagggtggacctgaatagaACATTAACGAAACTCCCATTGTCAATCAGTATTCAGCGCACCCTCCGGTTAGCGACCTGAATGGTTATCACCAGCgaatcattatgagggaattggacatggcttgtGTATTCTTCCATAAgaatgattggttgtttatccAATCGATGTTGTTCAGATAACCTTTGCTCCGGGATACACTCGATGCCATCATGCGTGTTTAGCTCCTAAATATACCTCTTATGGGCCTTACTATTCGTCTCTGCCAAATGAGGTCCGCCTGCAATGGTGGATATGTTTCTTCCTTCAATAGAAAGAGGGATAATCTAATTTTCCTGAGCTGATTGTGCTGGATTGACCTGGTTGTCCAGAACCGGCAAAGGGTTTTGCCACACCTGTTGATTAGGAGCTACCCTATTCCGAGTGTATTGGGCTAACAATCCATCCtaaatgagagtctcgatctcatctttcaattgACATCAATCCTTAGTGTTGTTGCCGATGTCATTGTGATATCGATAGAACTTTGctggatctctcttcgccctttgatgctTCATGAACTCGGGCTTTTTCCacggaaggcgagtagaattagctaaaTAAATTCACTCTCGCATATTTGTTAAATCAATGTAGGCAGTCTTGATGGAAATATATTTATCCTCGTACTTATTTTTCTTGGACTCGTtctagtcgccctcaccatttccttttcgTTTATTACCCACTGCCATGTTATTCTAGGTAATGGGTTGAGCCGTGGCTCTAGCATCTGTCACCACTCAACCAGGCTTAATGAGGGTGTGGCTGGTTCCTTCGATAACAGATTACACATCTTTcaggtttatccactcttgagcttgAGCCAAAAATTCAACTACAGTTTTCACACCTTTCCTCTGGAGCTCCTTCCATACACTACAACAAATCttatctttacctaccaatatatattggtaggtaaagggaaCCATTACCCACCAATATTTATTCGTAAGATTTATTGGTAGGGAAATATTgccaatattataatattttagaaGGATGATTATTTACTAATAATATGGGTAAGTAAAGAGTGTTACCCTACACATATACTGGagggaatttttttttgcatttggCGCCAATGTTTCCctcttattattttaatttttaataaaaatgacgCTGAGTTGTGTGATGATGTGTTAAAAATATCCTACATGTCATCTTACTTATTTTTAACATGTCATATTATTTTTAACAAATGGTACAAATcttaaaaacaaataaacattacaaaaacaaaaatttaaattaaattaattctaactatcagtaaaaacaaaatcataataatatatattttatcatttaaccctttcagacaaaaaaaaaaaactctggtCTGGTCTCTCCCTCTTAGAAAACCAGTCGAAGAAGCGCCCATCCTCAGCGAGAGTACCCCCGAGGCCCCAATGCTGACCATCGCCTGAGAGAAGAACCGCCCATCCTCGCCTGAGAGAAGAACCCATACTCGTCGACCGCCACCTGAGAAGAAAAACCCAGATGTGCATGAGCGGGGTGCCTCTTCCGTCCTCCCCTAAAGCCCAGAAATCATTAGAAGGTTTATGAGAAGAAACGCCCATACTCGTATCAGATTGCATTTTAAGTTTATGCCATAATTTCAACCAAACTTGCtcctatatattatttatttgtttttttatttatatgacTTTTGGTAGGTTTAAGCCATAATTTCAACCAAATGCCCAGGCCGCTCAATTGAATGGGGAAAAACTGATGATACTATACTGTGATGCCATAATATCAACCAAACGCCCAAACTATTGATGTTATAGACTTTCTAACAGCCAGGTatgtttaatttcttttcttctttcttataatgaatattttataatcaaatattaatttaGTAAATGAGCTAATTAACCATTTTGGTATGTTTTAACATGGTCGAGCACTTCAGTTCAGACCTTGAAGACACATAGTTTGAAATAAACTTGGATAGGTTGTATATATAGGTAATTATTCTTTAGTTATGGGTTTCTCTTCATCTTTGTGAAGTTAGAAGCTTTTTCACATGAACAAGCTGAAAGCCAAGCGTAGATTCTTGACTAGATCCTTCATTGTAATGGAGAACTCCATGTTCATCTGTCAAAAGTAATAATGATTGTAGTTCAAAATTTCTATACAATTTAATCGTTTGAAATAATATACTGTTATATATATAATGGATGATAAACACTACCTGAGCTATAATGGTCAAATCAACAGAAGAACTTCCAAATGTCATGCAACTGCTGTTGATAATTGTTAAGTGATGCTTTTCAATCTCAGCAATTGTTTTCTCCATAACACCTTTCTTTTTCTCACAGTGAATTCTTATTAGTACATTCTTGTCACAAACTCTTGCTTCAATTTCTGGTAGTGGCTCATCGAATGAGGAACAATTCTCATCTGAAGAATAATATGAATTATTATCTTTATCTGCAAAGAGTTGGAATTTCTTTACAAAGACTATTGATTCCATGTTTCTCTTTCTCATCTCTTCCTCTAGTGTTTTCACTCTTTCTTGTAACTGCTT contains the following coding sequences:
- the LOC133789846 gene encoding transcription factor bHLH25-like produces the protein MDKAFVLGDAIKYMKQLQERVKTLEEEMRKRNMESIVFVKKFQLFADKDNNSYYSSDENCSSFDEPLPEIEARVCDKNVLIRIHCEKKKGVMEKTIAEIEKHHLTIINSSCMTFGSSSVDLTIIAQMNMEFSITMKDLVKNLRLAFSLFM